One Fuerstiella marisgermanici DNA window includes the following coding sequences:
- a CDS encoding serine/threonine protein kinase, translated as MAKSVAADHTNTRTVSGSLRYMAPERFAGVSDQRGDVYAIGLTLYELLAGRPAFEESDAEHLIGSITDPQLQSIHTIRPDVPTDLATIVQKAIHVDPALRYQSAAELRDDLGRFLTNEPIHARGISVWGRLIRWARRNPRLASAITVAALALVTATVVSTIAYAMTSAANKRSMIALQTSEQTVDLALQSLNGVVDVVSESPTSASVAFSDSFGDDSLPNVALQPSPVSAKILERLQPIYERLSQQSPTRPDIILQMVDASIQLARIQHSLSRTPDSIETLNTSVALLYKRGQPALIQVMNCI; from the coding sequence TTGGCAAAAAGCGTTGCTGCCGATCACACAAACACGCGCACCGTCAGTGGAAGTCTGCGGTATATGGCGCCTGAGCGGTTCGCAGGAGTTTCCGACCAGCGAGGTGACGTCTATGCCATTGGGCTGACGTTGTACGAATTGCTCGCCGGGCGTCCCGCATTTGAGGAAAGCGACGCCGAACATCTGATCGGCTCAATCACCGATCCTCAACTGCAGTCCATCCACACGATCCGCCCGGACGTTCCGACCGATCTTGCAACGATTGTCCAGAAGGCGATTCATGTCGATCCTGCTTTGAGGTACCAGTCTGCGGCCGAGCTGCGCGACGATCTCGGGCGGTTCCTCACTAATGAGCCGATTCACGCGCGCGGAATTTCTGTCTGGGGACGTCTTATTCGCTGGGCTCGACGCAATCCCAGGCTGGCATCCGCAATCACTGTCGCTGCGCTGGCTCTGGTAACGGCGACGGTCGTATCAACGATTGCGTACGCGATGACATCCGCGGCAAATAAACGCAGTATGATCGCTTTGCAAACGTCCGAGCAAACCGTCGACCTTGCTTTGCAGTCGCTCAACGGTGTGGTCGACGTGGTTTCTGAGTCGCCGACTTCGGCCAGCGTAGCTTTCAGCGATTCTTTCGGTGACGACTCGCTTCCGAATGTTGCTCTCCAACCTTCACCCGTTTCCGCGAAGATTCTGGAACGTCTGCAACCCATCTATGAACGACTGTCGCAGCAATCACCAACTCGCCCCGACATCATTCTGCAGATGGTCGACGCCAGCATCCAGCTCGCGCGCATTCAACACTCGCTAAGCCGAACACCGGACAGCATCGAAACGCTGAATACCAGTGTCGCCTTACTCTACAAACGTGGCCAGCCAGCTTTGATTCAAGTGATGAATTGCATTTAA
- the rplU gene encoding 50S ribosomal protein L21 yields MFAVIENGSRQHRVEEGDLLSMDYQEDAQVGATVTFDRVLIANAGGASVIGAPVIDGATVAAEVILEEEKGEKLEVQKLRRRKNSRRHTGHRQKYTRVKITSISVPNLEVVAKKDAAETPEAKSEDA; encoded by the coding sequence ATGTTTGCAGTCATTGAAAACGGAAGCCGTCAGCACCGCGTCGAAGAGGGTGACCTGCTTTCGATGGATTATCAGGAAGACGCTCAGGTTGGCGCGACAGTCACCTTCGACCGTGTTTTAATTGCCAACGCGGGCGGTGCGAGCGTAATTGGCGCTCCCGTCATCGACGGAGCCACGGTGGCAGCGGAAGTGATTCTGGAAGAAGAAAAAGGCGAAAAGCTGGAAGTCCAGAAGCTGCGTCGCCGCAAGAACAGCCGTCGCCACACGGGACACCGCCAGAAATACACTCGCGTGAAAATCACATCGATTTCCGTACCAAACCTGGAAGTCGTTGCTAAGAAAGACGCTGCGGAAACCCCGGAAGCGAAGTCAGAAGACGCTTAG
- a CDS encoding glycosyltransferase family 2 protein: MMEDVMSKQSKPKIVAVMPAYNAAATLEKTVKDIPAGGVDEIILVDDCSSDNTVEVARKLGLTVIPHETNTGYGGNQKTCYTRALEMGADIVVMIHPDYQYDSRVIPLAAELIRLGNCDIILGSRIRSRAEVLEGGMPVWKYIANRFLTIIENVSLGQNLGDFHSGFRAYRREVLETVAWEKNSDDFVFDTQFLAQSVAAGFRLADIPVPVRYFAEASSINFRRSTRYGLLTLWVMFQFWLNRLGVYKAKIFRHEKEQG, encoded by the coding sequence ATGATGGAAGACGTCATGTCTAAACAGTCGAAGCCGAAGATTGTGGCCGTCATGCCGGCTTACAATGCCGCCGCGACGCTCGAAAAAACCGTGAAAGACATTCCCGCCGGCGGCGTTGATGAGATCATTCTGGTCGACGATTGCAGCAGCGACAACACGGTAGAAGTCGCCCGCAAACTGGGACTGACCGTGATCCCTCATGAAACCAACACGGGATACGGCGGCAACCAGAAGACCTGCTACACGCGAGCTCTGGAAATGGGAGCCGACATCGTGGTGATGATCCATCCTGATTATCAGTACGACAGTCGCGTCATTCCGCTGGCTGCAGAGCTGATCCGACTGGGCAACTGCGACATCATTCTGGGCTCGCGCATTCGAAGCAGGGCAGAAGTGCTGGAAGGCGGAATGCCAGTCTGGAAGTACATCGCCAATCGTTTTCTGACGATCATCGAAAACGTGTCCCTCGGCCAGAACCTCGGCGACTTTCACAGCGGCTTCCGCGCGTATCGTCGCGAAGTTCTGGAAACTGTGGCGTGGGAAAAGAACTCAGACGACTTCGTGTTTGATACTCAGTTTCTGGCCCAATCGGTCGCCGCCGGGTTTCGACTGGCGGACATCCCTGTCCCCGTCCGTTACTTCGCAGAAGCGTCCAGCATCAACTTTCGCCGCAGCACTCGTTATGGCCTGCTGACGCTGTGGGTCATGTTTCAGTTCTGGCTGAATCGACTTGGCGTGTACAAGGCAAAGATCTTTCGCCATGAGAAAGAGCAGGGCTAA
- a CDS encoding peroxiredoxin family protein, translating into MLRTELLFCSVGIMLLTASSVCRADVTEVRFAGSLSQSADGEDLILREFEALLLHSNGGSFFHVLDDEREGCPWPESFGQLSGTGTAGPHLQYEYDGNSYSIALPPLVMNLPQDVAEGATWTVGTWAFEATDTDTEGGQQFWKLAATERRGRRQSLKVLADNHTLLSGTLDVFMGQGDRFELTLKQVASNPLPPAAAERVQQLQTQLLALQRDLKRRTGSQIADLSPRQIEAAAAKIDQLTVLAKDTPLQEAVLRIRRNVERQQLRLGKAMNRQDELLSKPAPGFSLELVTGGRLESDSLAGKTVVLHFWKYAEKPLSEPYGQVGYLEFLYNKRKAENVQVVGIAMNPALQQTESSRSAKRTARKLIEFMNLSYPVGYDDGSLLRAFGDPRDSDGKLPLWVVITPAGKIAHYHGGFYEVDQRYGLKELDDVLGQ; encoded by the coding sequence GTGCTTAGAACCGAACTTCTTTTTTGCAGCGTCGGCATCATGCTGCTGACAGCCAGTTCCGTCTGCAGAGCTGACGTCACCGAAGTGCGTTTTGCCGGCTCATTGTCGCAGTCGGCTGACGGTGAAGATCTTATTCTTAGAGAATTCGAAGCTCTGCTGCTACATTCGAATGGCGGATCGTTCTTTCACGTTCTCGACGACGAACGAGAAGGCTGTCCATGGCCGGAGAGCTTTGGGCAACTAAGCGGCACCGGCACAGCTGGTCCGCACCTGCAGTATGAGTACGACGGTAACAGCTACTCGATCGCCCTACCGCCGCTCGTGATGAACCTGCCTCAGGATGTGGCTGAAGGGGCGACGTGGACCGTCGGCACGTGGGCGTTTGAAGCCACTGACACCGACACTGAAGGTGGACAGCAGTTCTGGAAGTTGGCCGCCACTGAACGTCGTGGACGTCGGCAATCGTTAAAAGTTCTGGCCGACAATCACACGCTGCTTTCCGGGACACTGGACGTGTTTATGGGCCAGGGGGATCGTTTCGAACTGACTCTAAAGCAAGTGGCTTCGAACCCATTGCCACCTGCTGCGGCCGAACGAGTTCAGCAATTGCAAACGCAACTCTTGGCGCTGCAGCGAGACCTCAAGCGGCGAACCGGCTCACAGATTGCGGACCTCTCACCGCGACAGATTGAAGCGGCGGCCGCAAAGATTGATCAGCTCACGGTGCTGGCCAAAGACACCCCTCTTCAAGAGGCTGTTTTGCGAATCCGCCGTAATGTCGAACGCCAGCAACTTCGCCTTGGTAAGGCCATGAACCGCCAGGACGAACTGCTCAGCAAGCCAGCGCCCGGATTCTCGCTGGAACTTGTCACTGGCGGTCGACTGGAGTCTGATTCGCTTGCGGGCAAAACGGTTGTTTTGCATTTCTGGAAGTACGCCGAAAAGCCGTTGTCTGAACCCTATGGTCAGGTTGGCTATCTGGAGTTTCTCTATAACAAACGAAAGGCCGAGAACGTTCAGGTTGTCGGCATCGCCATGAATCCGGCTTTGCAACAGACCGAAAGTTCACGTTCGGCCAAACGCACCGCGCGCAAGCTGATTGAGTTCATGAATCTTAGTTACCCGGTGGGCTACGACGATGGATCGCTGCTGCGAGCGTTCGGCGACCCACGCGACTCGGACGGCAAGCTACCTCTGTGGGTGGTGATTACTCCAGCCGGAAAGATCGCTCACTATCACGGCGGCTTCTATGAAGTCGATCAACGCTACGGTCTGAAGGAACTGGACGACGTTCTTGGTCAGTAG
- a CDS encoding serine/threonine protein kinase encodes MSEGDMTVGNYQLKNCVASGSTTQIWECSQAGSPMQLAMKLMLEDARKIPAEKNVLKHEYKVGNSLDHPSFLRFHEMEINRDHAFFVMDFFRSPSLKTHITSNLTAVQSCFPKLSEALATAYEYMHESGWLHRDIKPDNILVNKAGEARVIDFNLASRVKGSLGMMLAGKQTIQGTRTYIAPETILKKPATRQTDIYSLGVTFFEVLTGQPPFAGDTPNALLKKHLGEDVVAPSIYNPNVTKDLDKIIFRMLEKNPKKRFESMQEIASALRQVKCFEEDPVAKKERLLREEKERQAQSEDSRLDSRADADRTSRGIKAPVAPKKVVRRSIGLDREEAAQKAKDAKKQQQQGGVPQQHPGMMPGMMPGMPMPQQPMPPMGYPGMPMQPGMGYPGMPMPQQPMMPGQPMPYQQPPPGYQQPPHQQPPMPPQQPMPGQQPPAPQQPGPQNPPHNQQPPQTQPQQPAPAAQPTAPQPAPPPAQQAPPQPAAPAQPAPAPQPPAEEPKEMTLEDMMDINIE; translated from the coding sequence GTGTCTGAAGGTGATATGACGGTAGGCAACTACCAGCTAAAGAACTGCGTGGCATCTGGCAGCACAACGCAGATTTGGGAATGCAGCCAGGCGGGTTCGCCCATGCAATTGGCGATGAAGCTGATGCTGGAGGATGCGCGCAAGATCCCGGCCGAAAAGAACGTACTCAAGCATGAGTACAAAGTCGGCAACTCGCTTGATCACCCATCGTTTCTGCGATTCCACGAGATGGAGATCAATCGTGATCACGCATTTTTCGTAATGGACTTTTTTCGCTCACCCAGCCTGAAGACTCACATTACGTCGAACCTTACCGCTGTGCAGTCGTGCTTTCCCAAGCTATCAGAAGCACTGGCGACAGCTTATGAATACATGCACGAAAGTGGCTGGCTGCATCGCGATATCAAGCCGGACAACATCCTGGTGAACAAAGCGGGTGAAGCGAGAGTGATCGACTTCAACCTGGCATCGCGAGTGAAAGGATCGCTGGGAATGATGCTGGCTGGCAAGCAAACCATCCAGGGCACTCGAACCTACATCGCGCCGGAAACCATTCTGAAGAAGCCAGCCACCCGGCAAACAGACATCTACAGTCTTGGCGTCACCTTCTTTGAAGTGCTGACTGGCCAGCCACCATTTGCCGGCGACACTCCCAACGCGCTTCTGAAAAAACACCTGGGCGAAGACGTGGTGGCACCGTCGATCTACAACCCAAACGTAACGAAGGACCTGGATAAGATCATCTTCCGGATGCTTGAGAAGAATCCCAAGAAGCGATTCGAGTCGATGCAGGAAATCGCATCTGCCCTTCGTCAGGTGAAATGCTTCGAAGAAGACCCGGTGGCCAAGAAGGAGCGTTTGCTTCGAGAAGAAAAAGAACGGCAGGCACAGTCGGAAGATTCGCGGCTGGATAGTCGAGCCGACGCCGATCGAACATCCCGCGGAATCAAGGCTCCCGTCGCTCCTAAAAAAGTGGTCCGCCGCAGCATTGGGCTGGACCGCGAAGAGGCAGCTCAGAAAGCCAAGGATGCGAAGAAGCAGCAGCAACAGGGTGGCGTTCCACAGCAACATCCCGGGATGATGCCCGGCATGATGCCCGGCATGCCAATGCCGCAACAACCAATGCCGCCGATGGGTTACCCGGGGATGCCAATGCAACCGGGAATGGGCTATCCGGGCATGCCGATGCCGCAGCAACCGATGATGCCCGGACAACCGATGCCGTATCAGCAACCGCCACCCGGTTATCAGCAACCACCACATCAACAACCACCGATGCCGCCTCAGCAGCCAATGCCCGGCCAGCAGCCGCCGGCTCCTCAACAGCCCGGCCCACAGAATCCACCTCACAACCAGCAGCCGCCGCAAACTCAACCGCAGCAGCCCGCGCCAGCCGCTCAGCCGACTGCGCCGCAACCTGCCCCACCACCGGCTCAGCAAGCGCCCCCTCAACCAGCCGCTCCGGCTCAG